The proteins below come from a single Streptomyces sp. B3I8 genomic window:
- a CDS encoding GntR family transcriptional regulator, producing MTSFAPDSIVLNRKLPLWYQVSQSLRASILGRPADAPLRLPTEERLAVHYGVSVLTMRQALKELEDEGLISRHRRRGTFIEPDARRGAPVRLLGSVDAIVAQQSGMAAELLAHGPVPVPAEFAEHFAGESEVMAYHRLRSDEQTGEPTNHARNYVRAEAAAGVDPGDLERWPMTKVLRDVVGVEIARITDTVQARLADPETARLLNVPLLSPILHYTGVTYGTDGRVLDVAVIHYRGDRFSFTVTLEAT from the coding sequence GTGACCTCCTTCGCCCCGGATTCGATCGTCCTGAACCGCAAGCTGCCGCTGTGGTACCAGGTCTCGCAGTCGCTGCGCGCCTCCATCCTCGGCCGCCCGGCGGACGCGCCGCTGCGCCTGCCCACCGAGGAGCGGCTCGCGGTCCACTACGGGGTGAGCGTGCTGACCATGCGGCAGGCGCTCAAGGAGCTGGAGGACGAGGGGCTGATCAGCAGGCACCGACGGCGCGGCACCTTCATCGAGCCGGACGCCCGGCGGGGCGCTCCGGTGCGGCTGCTGGGGTCGGTGGACGCGATCGTGGCCCAGCAGTCGGGGATGGCGGCGGAGCTGCTCGCACACGGCCCGGTGCCGGTGCCGGCGGAGTTCGCCGAGCACTTCGCGGGGGAGAGCGAGGTGATGGCGTACCACCGGCTGCGCAGCGACGAGCAGACCGGCGAGCCGACGAACCACGCGCGCAACTACGTACGGGCGGAGGCGGCGGCAGGGGTCGATCCGGGGGATCTGGAGCGGTGGCCGATGACGAAGGTGCTGCGGGACGTGGTGGGTGTGGAGATCGCCCGGATCACCGACACCGTGCAGGCGCGGCTGGCCGACCCGGAGACGGCCCGCCTGCTGAACGTGCCGCTGCTCAGCCCGATCCTGCACTACACCGGCGTCACGTACGGGACGGACGGGCGGGTGCTGGACGTCGCGGTCATCCACTACCGGGGGGACCGCTTCTCGTTCACGGTGACGCTGGAGGCGACGTAG
- a CDS encoding SGNH/GDSL hydrolase family protein: MRRSRIAAYVTSLLLAVGLTLTGVATAQASSVAAGTDYVALGDSYSSGVGSGSYLSSGGDCKRSTKAYPYLWQAAHSVSSFSFLACSGATTGDVMSGQLATLTSATDLVSISIGGNDAGFSDVMTTCVLQSDSTCQSRIDTAEAYVDSTLPGRLDTVYSAIRAKAPAARVVVLGYPRFYQLGTTCLGLSQTKRAAINGAADHLDAALAKRAADHGFAFGDVRTTFTGHELCSGSAWLHSLELFDIGESYHPTAAGQSGGYLPLLDNLA; the protein is encoded by the coding sequence ATGAGACGTTCCCGAATCGCGGCATACGTGACCTCGCTCCTCCTTGCCGTCGGCCTCACCCTCACCGGGGTGGCCACGGCGCAGGCCTCCTCGGTCGCGGCCGGCACCGACTACGTGGCCCTCGGCGACTCCTACTCCTCCGGCGTCGGCTCGGGCAGCTACCTGAGTTCCGGCGGCGACTGCAAGCGCAGCACCAAGGCCTACCCGTACCTCTGGCAGGCCGCCCACTCGGTCTCCTCGTTCAGCTTCCTGGCCTGCTCCGGCGCCACTACCGGCGACGTCATGTCCGGCCAGCTCGCCACTCTCACCTCGGCCACCGACCTCGTCTCGATCAGCATCGGCGGCAACGACGCGGGCTTCTCCGACGTCATGACGACCTGTGTGCTCCAGTCCGACTCCACCTGCCAGTCCCGGATCGACACCGCCGAGGCGTACGTCGACTCCACGCTCCCGGGCCGCCTCGACACCGTCTACTCGGCGATCCGCGCCAAGGCCCCCGCCGCCCGGGTGGTGGTCCTCGGCTACCCGCGCTTCTACCAGCTCGGCACCACCTGCCTCGGCCTCTCACAGACCAAGCGCGCCGCGATCAACGGCGCGGCCGACCACCTGGACGCCGCCCTCGCCAAGCGCGCGGCCGACCACGGCTTCGCCTTCGGCGACGTCCGCACCACCTTCACCGGCCACGAACTGTGCTCCGGCTCGGCGTGGCTGCACAGCCTCGAGCTGTTCGACATCGGCGAGTCGTACCACCCGACGGCCGCCGGTCAGTCCGGCGGCTACCTCCCCCTCCTCGACAACCTGGCCTGA
- a CDS encoding lipopolysaccharide assembly protein LapB, protein MPPTPPPERPEEARRASRDAGNRATGPDAPAPGTTPGGSGGSGGSGGSGGSGGEAPGGREREGAAGAEPPTHTPTRTPPRTPTPRRTPTRLHLVLSATALAIALTTGALATGAARHPAPASTPSALPVTSPRLLTGDDLAAGVRGLQTHLRAQPRDVDAWSTLALAYVEQARTEGDPSRYPQAGKALTRALKLDPHHDPSLAARAALAAARHDFHGALKYADEALAENPYSERALCSRIDALVELGRYDDAEKAADLADSRRPGVPVFTRYAYVHELRGDTATARRVLTRALDTAATRGDVAYVATALGQLDWNQGRYKTALSHYARALAADDTYLPALDGRARAQAALGDRATAIRGMEQVVSRYPLPQPLVELGELYEERGADGDAARARDQYALVHAWISLARANGVDADLDTALAAADHGDRGAALKAARAEWKRRHTVHTADALAWALHVNGRDAEALPYTRRATATGYRNAAFRYHRGMIERATGHPAAARASLKAALDLNPGFAPLGARTARTAWKSLGGAG, encoded by the coding sequence ATGCCTCCCACTCCACCCCCCGAGCGCCCCGAAGAGGCCCGCAGGGCCTCCCGGGACGCGGGGAACCGCGCGACCGGCCCGGACGCACCCGCACCCGGCACTACTCCCGGGGGCTCCGGGGGCTCCGGGGGCTCCGGGGGCTCCGGGGGCTCCGGGGGCGAAGCCCCCGGAGGTCGGGAACGGGAAGGGGCGGCGGGGGCGGAACCCCCCACGCACACCCCCACCCGCACGCCCCCGCGCACCCCCACCCCGCGGCGCACCCCCACCCGCCTCCACCTCGTCCTCTCCGCCACCGCCCTGGCCATCGCCCTCACCACCGGCGCACTGGCCACGGGCGCGGCCCGGCACCCCGCCCCCGCCTCCACCCCATCGGCCCTCCCCGTCACCTCCCCGCGGCTCCTGACCGGCGACGACCTCGCCGCAGGCGTCCGCGGCCTCCAGACCCATCTGCGCGCCCAGCCCCGCGACGTCGACGCCTGGTCCACCCTCGCGCTCGCCTACGTCGAACAGGCCCGCACCGAGGGCGACCCCTCCCGCTACCCGCAGGCCGGCAAGGCCCTCACCCGTGCCCTGAAGCTCGACCCTCACCACGACCCCTCCCTCGCCGCCCGCGCCGCCCTCGCCGCCGCCCGGCACGACTTCCACGGCGCCCTGAAGTACGCGGACGAGGCCCTCGCCGAGAACCCGTACAGCGAGCGGGCGCTGTGCTCCCGCATCGACGCCCTCGTCGAACTGGGCCGCTACGACGACGCCGAGAAGGCCGCCGACCTGGCCGACTCCCGGCGTCCCGGCGTGCCCGTCTTCACCCGCTACGCCTACGTCCACGAACTGCGCGGCGACACCGCCACCGCCCGCCGGGTGCTCACCCGCGCGCTCGACACCGCCGCCACCCGCGGCGACGTCGCCTACGTGGCCACCGCACTCGGCCAACTCGACTGGAATCAGGGCCGGTACAAGACCGCGCTGAGCCACTACGCCCGTGCGCTCGCCGCCGACGACACCTATCTGCCGGCACTCGACGGCCGGGCCCGCGCCCAGGCCGCGCTCGGCGACCGCGCGACGGCGATCCGCGGCATGGAGCAGGTCGTCTCCCGCTACCCGCTCCCCCAACCCCTCGTCGAGCTGGGCGAGTTGTACGAGGAGCGGGGCGCCGACGGCGACGCGGCCAGGGCCCGGGACCAGTACGCCCTGGTCCACGCCTGGATCTCGCTCGCCCGCGCCAACGGGGTGGACGCCGACCTCGACACCGCGCTCGCCGCCGCCGACCACGGCGACCGCGGGGCCGCGCTGAAGGCGGCGCGCGCCGAGTGGAAGCGCCGCCACACCGTGCACACCGCCGACGCGCTCGCCTGGGCGCTGCACGTCAACGGCCGGGACGCGGAAGCCCTCCCGTACACGCGGCGGGCCACCGCCACGGGCTACCGCAACGCCGCCTTCCGCTACCACCGCGGCATGATCGAGCGGGCCACCGGCCACCCGGCGGCGGCCCGCGCCTCGCTGAAGGCGGCCCTCGACCTCAACCCGGGCTTCGCACCGCTCGGCGCCCGCACGGCGCGAACGGCCTGGAAGTCCCTGGGCGGTGCCGGGTGA
- a CDS encoding serine/threonine-protein kinase, which produces MVAGRYRLLSPLGEGGMGTVWRARDEVLRREVAVKEVRAPDWLAAPERERMYARLEREAWAAARVAHPNVVTVYDVAVEDGRPWIVMELVRGLTLADLLDAEGPLPPSRAAAVGAEVLSALRAAHAAGVLHRDVKPGNVLMGNDGRVVLTDFGIARVEGSSALTMTGEVIGSPEFLAPERALGRDPGPESDLWSLGVLLYAAVEGATPFRQDTPLSTLRAVVDEALPPPRRAGPLTPVIEGLLCKDPAGRPPAERAEEDLRAIGAGGTPAARGPAYSPTIAALPGFGPPDPTAGHGTPDPTTTATPNTWNSPTSPPPHRDRRTVVVLVAGVLALALALAGLTYALIDRGADAPDTKGGGDNGTPRKSASVGRNKDAPAHSTRTSSAPAQSVEVTISGADPYSGKCAAGRHTLDIELDVTVRRTPAKVEYRWNTWDGPVSGWHTKSFAADAGTEAGGKGVLWKESVSVRGKDGDGDGDGDGSIWVEVRSPARTTSNSLPLSVKCVDHASPTRTGDSPSPPLSSSPASSPSSSYG; this is translated from the coding sequence GTGGTCGCGGGACGCTACCGGCTGCTGTCCCCGCTCGGCGAGGGCGGCATGGGGACGGTGTGGCGGGCCCGTGACGAGGTGTTGCGACGGGAGGTCGCGGTCAAGGAGGTGCGCGCCCCCGACTGGCTGGCGGCGCCCGAGCGGGAGCGGATGTACGCGCGGCTGGAGCGGGAGGCGTGGGCGGCGGCCCGGGTCGCGCATCCCAACGTGGTGACGGTGTACGACGTGGCCGTGGAGGACGGCCGGCCCTGGATCGTGATGGAACTGGTCCGCGGCCTCACCCTCGCCGATCTGCTGGACGCCGAGGGCCCGCTGCCGCCGAGCCGGGCGGCGGCGGTCGGCGCGGAGGTGCTGTCTGCGCTGCGGGCCGCGCACGCCGCGGGGGTGCTGCACCGGGACGTCAAGCCGGGCAACGTGCTGATGGGGAACGACGGCCGGGTGGTCCTCACGGACTTCGGCATCGCCCGGGTCGAGGGCAGCTCCGCGCTGACCATGACCGGCGAGGTGATCGGCTCCCCCGAGTTCCTGGCCCCCGAGCGCGCGCTCGGCCGCGATCCCGGGCCGGAGTCGGACCTGTGGTCCCTCGGCGTCCTGCTGTACGCGGCGGTGGAGGGCGCGACGCCGTTCCGGCAGGACACCCCGCTGAGCACGCTGCGGGCGGTCGTCGACGAGGCGCTGCCGCCGCCGCGCCGGGCGGGTCCGCTGACGCCGGTGATCGAGGGGCTGCTGTGCAAGGACCCTGCCGGGCGGCCTCCCGCCGAGCGGGCCGAGGAGGACCTGAGGGCGATCGGCGCGGGCGGCACCCCGGCCGCGCGCGGGCCGGCGTACTCGCCCACGATCGCCGCCCTCCCGGGCTTCGGCCCGCCGGACCCCACCGCGGGGCACGGCACCCCGGACCCGACGACGACGGCCACGCCGAACACATGGAACTCACCGACCTCACCGCCCCCGCACCGCGACCGCCGTACGGTCGTCGTCCTCGTCGCCGGCGTGCTCGCGCTGGCCCTGGCACTCGCGGGACTGACGTACGCCCTGATCGACAGGGGCGCCGATGCCCCGGACACGAAGGGGGGCGGCGACAACGGCACCCCGCGAAAGAGCGCGAGCGTGGGCCGGAACAAGGACGCTCCGGCCCACAGCACTCGTACGTCGTCCGCGCCGGCGCAGTCGGTGGAGGTGACGATCTCCGGCGCCGATCCGTACTCCGGGAAGTGCGCGGCGGGCCGTCATACCCTCGACATCGAGCTGGACGTCACGGTGCGGCGGACGCCCGCGAAGGTGGAGTACCGCTGGAACACCTGGGACGGCCCGGTGTCGGGCTGGCACACGAAGTCGTTCGCCGCGGACGCCGGTACCGAGGCCGGCGGGAAGGGCGTGCTGTGGAAGGAGTCCGTCAGCGTCCGCGGCAAGGACGGCGACGGCGACGGCGACGGCGACGGCAGCATCTGGGTCGAGGTCCGCTCCCCCGCGCGTACCACCTCCAACTCCCTCCCCCTCTCCGTGAAGTGTGTCGACCACGCCTCTCCCACCAGGACCGGCGACTCGCCCTCCCCGCCGCTCTCCTCGTCGCCCGCCTCCTCGCCCTCCTCCTCCTACGGCTGA
- a CDS encoding sulfite exporter TauE/SafE family protein: MRARHRRFATGAGLLTAAAALVLLPAGQAAAHPLGNFTVNRYDGLVAAPGHLRVDHVEDLAEIPATQAGPDIERAGGLTAWAGQRCAEAAHGSAVSVAGRAARLTVATSSAHRRPGQAGLDTLRVECRLTAPLPDTDTVRVRFRSAGGTAFGPGWREITARGDRTTLAGTDVPAKSVSHELTAYPKELLSSPAHTARASFEVRPGGPALDRERQDDAPASSVLPRGADRWTRALDGLVARQDLTLGFATLAVLLAVGLGAMHALAPGHGKTLMAATAAARGGRARPRDVLPLAASVTVTHTLGVVALGLLVTAGSAAAPSVITWLGLASGAVVTAAGITLLRRAWRHRAAHEKEHGHGHLHPHGPERAEGHEHPHAHEPEPEHTHDHDHDHDHPHTHTHTHGYGRPHTHPTAPTLRGTLLLGFAGGLVPSPSAVVVLVGAAALGQAWFGLLLVVAYGVGLALTLTAAGFAVVRLGGGLNRLLDRHPRRSGGAAALVRRTAPLGSACVVLLLGAGLVLRGAATALG; the protein is encoded by the coding sequence GTGAGGGCCCGCCACCGCCGGTTCGCCACCGGCGCGGGACTGCTCACCGCCGCGGCCGCGCTCGTCCTGCTGCCCGCCGGGCAGGCGGCCGCGCACCCGCTCGGCAACTTCACCGTCAACCGGTACGACGGCCTGGTCGCCGCCCCGGGTCACCTGCGGGTCGACCACGTGGAGGACCTCGCGGAGATCCCGGCGACCCAGGCCGGGCCGGACATCGAACGCGCGGGCGGCCTCACCGCCTGGGCCGGGCAGCGGTGCGCCGAGGCCGCGCACGGCAGTGCGGTGAGCGTCGCGGGCCGGGCCGCCCGGCTCACCGTCGCCACGAGCAGCGCGCACCGGCGTCCCGGGCAGGCGGGTCTGGACACCCTGCGGGTGGAGTGCCGGCTGACCGCCCCGCTGCCCGATACCGACACCGTCCGGGTGCGGTTCCGCAGCGCGGGCGGCACGGCCTTCGGACCCGGCTGGCGGGAGATCACCGCGCGCGGCGACCGTACGACGCTGGCCGGCACCGACGTGCCCGCGAAGTCCGTGTCCCACGAACTGACCGCCTATCCGAAGGAGTTGCTGTCCTCCCCGGCGCACACCGCGCGCGCGTCGTTCGAGGTCCGCCCGGGCGGCCCGGCGCTGGACCGGGAGCGGCAGGACGACGCCCCGGCCTCCTCGGTGCTGCCGCGCGGCGCCGACCGCTGGACACGTGCCCTGGACGGCCTGGTGGCCCGGCAGGACCTCACGCTCGGTTTCGCCACGCTCGCCGTGCTGCTCGCGGTCGGCCTGGGCGCGATGCACGCGCTCGCGCCCGGCCACGGCAAGACCCTGATGGCCGCGACGGCCGCGGCACGCGGGGGCCGGGCACGGCCGCGTGACGTGCTGCCGCTCGCCGCGTCGGTGACCGTCACCCACACCCTCGGCGTGGTCGCCCTCGGCCTGCTGGTCACGGCCGGTTCGGCGGCCGCGCCCTCGGTGATCACCTGGCTGGGCCTGGCGAGCGGCGCGGTCGTCACCGCGGCGGGCATCACCCTCCTGCGCCGGGCCTGGCGGCACCGCGCCGCCCATGAGAAGGAGCACGGACACGGACACCTCCACCCACACGGGCCCGAGCGCGCCGAGGGGCACGAGCACCCCCACGCGCACGAACCCGAGCCCGAGCACACTCACGACCACGACCACGACCACGACCACCCCCACACGCACACGCACACGCACGGCTACGGGCGCCCCCACACCCACCCCACCGCGCCCACCCTCCGCGGCACGCTGCTCCTCGGCTTCGCGGGCGGGCTCGTGCCCTCGCCGTCGGCCGTCGTCGTACTGGTCGGTGCCGCCGCGCTGGGGCAGGCCTGGTTCGGACTGCTGCTCGTCGTGGCGTACGGCGTCGGGCTCGCCCTGACGCTGACCGCGGCCGGCTTCGCCGTCGTCCGGCTCGGCGGCGGGCTGAACCGGCTGCTGGACCGCCACCCGCGCCGGTCCGGGGGCGCGGCGGCGCTGGTGCGCCGGACGGCGCCGCTGGGCTCCGCGTGCGTCGTCCTGCTGCTCGGTGCCGGACTGGTGCTCAGGGGGGCGGCAACCGCCCTCGGCTGA
- a CDS encoding DUF4331 domain-containing protein, which translates to MDARTHERTVDPLNGRTGRVSPPSGSGVGRRSLATLLCGALAAGGLAAAGVVVLEPGAASASSHREAPLISGQPQYDNTDVYAFVSPDKPDTTTLVANWIPFQEPAGGPNFYTFAEDAQYDLHVDNNGDAQSELIFRYTFRTHTKNKDTFLYNTGPVDSLDDPDLNITQTYDIDLIKLRKQHLVAKTKIADDVPVAPSNVGKASMPDYGKLRDQAVYKLSSGSTTFAGQADDPFFLDLRVFDLLYGGDLSEVGRDTLAGYNVNSVALQVPTDMLTESKDQPVVGIWSTTQRKDARGHWTQVSRLGNPLVNEVVNPQKDKDRFNASAPWDDAQFLKNVTNPELPKLIEGIYKIDAPDEPRDDLVDVFLKGVKGLNQPPSVRPAEELRLNTSIEPTADPKRLGVLDGDNAGFPNGRRLTDDVVDEALQVMEGELVGAKNDLGDAVDANDQKFGDSFPYLAEPTAGSRGATAKTDGNSVRNQLGDALTTNGVGGGSDTTLIVTSAAAGAAGFLLIATALVWWRRRTRRTYY; encoded by the coding sequence ATGGACGCACGTACGCACGAACGCACGGTCGACCCCTTGAACGGGCGGACCGGCCGCGTGTCCCCGCCCTCCGGCAGCGGCGTGGGGCGCAGGAGCCTCGCCACCCTCCTGTGCGGCGCGCTGGCCGCCGGGGGACTCGCCGCCGCCGGTGTGGTCGTACTGGAGCCGGGGGCGGCCTCCGCCTCCAGCCACCGGGAGGCCCCGCTGATCTCGGGGCAGCCGCAGTACGACAACACCGACGTGTACGCGTTCGTGAGCCCGGACAAGCCGGACACGACCACGCTCGTGGCCAACTGGATCCCGTTCCAGGAACCGGCCGGCGGACCCAACTTCTACACGTTCGCGGAGGACGCGCAGTACGACCTCCACGTCGACAACAACGGTGACGCGCAGAGCGAGTTGATCTTCCGCTACACGTTCCGCACGCACACGAAGAACAAGGACACCTTCCTCTACAACACGGGCCCCGTCGACAGCCTGGACGACCCGGACCTGAACATCACGCAGACGTACGACATCGACCTCATCAAGCTGCGCAAGCAGCACCTGGTGGCGAAGACGAAGATCGCGGACGACGTGCCGGTGGCGCCCTCCAACGTCGGCAAGGCGTCCATGCCGGACTACGGCAAGCTGCGCGACCAGGCCGTGTACAAACTGTCCAGCGGCTCCACGACGTTCGCGGGCCAGGCCGACGACCCGTTCTTCCTGGACCTGCGCGTCTTCGACCTGCTGTACGGCGGGGACCTCTCCGAGGTGGGCCGGGACACGCTCGCGGGCTACAACGTCAACTCCGTGGCCCTCCAGGTGCCGACCGACATGCTCACCGAGTCCAAGGACCAGCCGGTCGTCGGCATCTGGTCGACGACGCAGCGCAAGGACGCGCGCGGCCACTGGACACAGGTCTCGCGGCTGGGCAACCCGCTGGTCAACGAGGTCGTCAACCCGCAGAAGGACAAGGACAGGTTCAACGCCTCCGCACCCTGGGACGACGCGCAATTCCTGAAGAACGTCACCAACCCCGAACTGCCCAAGCTGATCGAGGGCATCTACAAGATCGACGCGCCGGACGAGCCGCGTGACGACCTCGTCGACGTCTTCCTGAAGGGCGTCAAGGGTCTCAACCAGCCGCCGTCCGTGCGTCCGGCGGAGGAGCTGCGGCTCAACACGTCCATCGAACCGACCGCCGACCCCAAGCGGCTCGGTGTGCTCGACGGCGACAACGCGGGCTTCCCCAACGGCCGCCGGCTGACCGACGACGTGGTCGACGAGGCGCTGCAGGTGATGGAGGGCGAGCTGGTCGGCGCCAAGAACGACCTCGGCGACGCGGTCGACGCCAACGACCAGAAGTTCGGTGACTCGTTCCCGTACCTCGCGGAGCCGACGGCCGGTTCGCGCGGCGCGACGGCGAAGACGGACGGCAACAGCGTGCGCAACCAGCTCGGCGACGCGCTCACCACGAACGGCGTGGGCGGCGGTTCGGACACGACGCTCATCGTGACCTCCGCGGCCGCCGGTGCCGCCGGCTTCCTCCTGATCGCCACGGCCCTGGTGTGGTGGCGCCGCCGCACCCGCCGCACGTACTACTGA
- a CDS encoding sigma-70 family RNA polymerase sigma factor: MEAEELLALVAGGDQKAFEELYGMVSGPVFGLVRRVVRDPAQSEEVAQEVLLELWRSAPRFDPGRGSALSWILTVAHRRAVDRVRSARASGEREEREARRAHHPAFDQVAEEVEAGLEREWVRRCLDRLTALQRQSVTLAYYDGYTYREVAERLSLPLGTVKTRMRDGLTRLRHCLGGAA; this comes from the coding sequence GTGGAGGCGGAGGAACTCCTGGCACTCGTCGCCGGAGGCGATCAGAAGGCCTTCGAGGAGTTGTACGGCATGGTGTCCGGGCCGGTGTTCGGCCTGGTGCGCCGCGTCGTGCGGGACCCGGCGCAGTCGGAGGAGGTGGCGCAGGAGGTGCTCCTCGAACTGTGGCGCTCCGCACCCCGGTTCGACCCGGGCCGCGGCAGCGCGCTGTCGTGGATCCTGACCGTCGCCCACCGCCGCGCCGTCGACCGGGTGCGCAGCGCCCGCGCGTCCGGCGAACGCGAGGAGCGGGAGGCCCGCCGAGCCCACCACCCCGCCTTCGACCAGGTCGCGGAGGAGGTGGAGGCCGGCCTCGAACGGGAATGGGTGCGCCGCTGCCTGGACCGGCTCACCGCGCTGCAACGGCAGTCCGTCACCCTCGCCTACTACGACGGCTACACCTACCGTGAGGTGGCCGAGCGGCTGTCCCTGCCGCTCGGTACGGTCAAGACCCGGATGCGCGACGGCCTCACCCGGCTGCGCCACTGCCTGGGAGGTGCGGCATGA
- a CDS encoding type ISP restriction/modification enzyme → MPPVTNDDAPLLADLMPWSVPPPRPGRAWPLAPDAPSLRTRWDALLKAQGPDRDALFEPTRARTLHSAVAQLPGHPTGTERLDRTTGPCPEPVRVLRAPFDEQWLIPDHRLIDAARPELWRVADEHQVFALELPPTTASTTATAAGGAESRGGSGRPPLPPPLSLPLLATSLLPFPAPRTGRVRPLYRRPGGVEPNLAPGLAAHLGARLGRTPEPPEILAWIMAAVRHGPRGHTVPLTADPERWEHGVELGRRMLWLMRRVGERPRLPGGRRPYVRAPLPARPVHLAHDRDAEVLDLDGGRISPVPAAAWEFEVAGARVVESWFAARTAEPEPGTLAAIRPADWPQSRTSELLELITVLTLLAELGPARAELASSTEGAPTASALRDAGVLPVPAARRRPASVLDHQEEGPEGQFTLL, encoded by the coding sequence ATGCCACCCGTGACGAACGACGACGCTCCGCTGCTGGCGGACCTCATGCCGTGGTCCGTCCCGCCTCCCCGTCCCGGCCGCGCCTGGCCCCTCGCCCCGGACGCCCCATCGCTCAGAACCCGCTGGGACGCCCTCCTCAAGGCCCAAGGCCCCGACCGGGACGCCCTGTTCGAGCCGACCCGCGCCCGTACCCTCCACTCCGCGGTCGCCCAGCTCCCCGGGCATCCCACCGGCACGGAACGCCTCGACCGCACCACCGGCCCGTGCCCCGAACCGGTCCGTGTCCTGCGTGCGCCGTTCGACGAGCAGTGGCTGATCCCCGACCACCGCCTGATCGACGCCGCCCGCCCCGAGCTGTGGCGCGTGGCCGACGAACACCAGGTGTTCGCACTGGAGTTGCCGCCCACGACCGCGAGCACGACCGCAACCGCCGCCGGGGGCGCCGAGTCCCGGGGCGGGTCCGGGCGGCCGCCGCTCCCGCCTCCGCTGTCGCTGCCGTTGCTCGCCACCTCCCTCCTGCCCTTCCCCGCGCCACGCACCGGCCGCGTCCGGCCGCTGTACCGGCGTCCCGGTGGCGTGGAGCCCAATCTGGCGCCCGGTCTCGCGGCGCATCTGGGCGCCCGGCTGGGGCGTACGCCGGAACCGCCGGAGATCCTGGCCTGGATCATGGCGGCCGTGCGCCACGGGCCGCGCGGTCACACCGTCCCGCTGACCGCCGATCCCGAACGGTGGGAACACGGGGTGGAGTTGGGCCGTCGAATGCTGTGGCTGATGCGGCGCGTCGGGGAGCGTCCCCGGCTGCCCGGCGGGCGGCGGCCGTACGTCCGCGCGCCGCTGCCGGCGCGGCCGGTCCACCTGGCGCACGACCGCGACGCGGAGGTCCTCGACCTCGACGGCGGACGTATCTCGCCGGTGCCGGCCGCCGCGTGGGAGTTCGAGGTGGCGGGGGCGCGGGTCGTCGAGTCCTGGTTCGCGGCCCGTACGGCGGAGCCGGAACCCGGCACCCTGGCCGCGATCCGCCCGGCCGACTGGCCGCAGAGCCGGACGTCCGAGCTGCTGGAGCTGATCACCGTGCTGACGCTGCTGGCGGAACTGGGTCCGGCGCGTGCGGAGTTGGCGTCGTCCACCGAGGGGGCGCCGACCGCGTCCGCGCTGCGGGACGCCGGTGTCCTGCCGGTGCCGGCCGCCCGCCGCCGCCCCGCCTCCGTCCTTGACCATCAGGAAGAGGGACCGGAGGGGCAGTTCACCCTGCTGTGA
- a CDS encoding anti-sigma factor has protein sequence MSPVDRLFDQLFGRDDPHSLAAPYALDALEPDERRRFEKHLRRCDSCAGEVRALSEDAVRLAWSTSAPAPPAMRDRVLAAVRATPQEPAPGRDASAVRPPHLPPHVWGTAPPPARARAPRLRPLFAPLATATAAAALVVAALIAVQASRTQDTLDAERAQAREIAHVLAAPDARAAADRDARGRGLSVIASASEGRAVVTLSGAGALPDTRVHQLWLMRPGAQPRSLGLFDGDTPLVAEGLAKSATSLAVTLEPDGGSVRPTSAPVVQLALDSVGFGE, from the coding sequence ATGAGCCCTGTCGACAGGCTGTTCGATCAGCTCTTCGGCCGTGACGATCCGCACTCGCTCGCCGCGCCCTACGCCCTCGACGCCCTCGAACCCGACGAACGCCGCCGATTCGAGAAGCATCTGCGCCGCTGCGACAGCTGTGCCGGCGAGGTGCGCGCGCTGTCCGAGGACGCCGTGCGGCTCGCCTGGTCCACCAGCGCCCCGGCCCCGCCCGCGATGCGCGACCGGGTCCTCGCGGCCGTCCGCGCCACCCCGCAGGAGCCCGCCCCCGGCCGGGACGCGTCCGCTGTCCGCCCACCGCATCTGCCGCCGCACGTCTGGGGCACGGCCCCGCCGCCCGCCCGGGCCCGCGCGCCCCGGCTGCGCCCGCTGTTCGCGCCGCTGGCCACCGCGACCGCCGCCGCGGCGCTGGTCGTCGCCGCCCTCATCGCGGTGCAGGCCTCGCGGACCCAGGACACGCTGGACGCCGAGCGTGCGCAGGCACGTGAGATCGCCCACGTTCTCGCCGCGCCCGACGCCAGGGCCGCCGCCGACCGCGATGCCCGGGGGCGGGGACTGTCCGTGATCGCTTCCGCGTCGGAGGGGCGCGCGGTGGTCACGCTGAGCGGCGCGGGCGCGCTGCCGGACACGCGGGTGCATCAACTGTGGCTCATGCGCCCCGGCGCGCAACCGCGCTCCCTCGGCCTGTTCGACGGCGACACGCCCCTGGTCGCCGAAGGCCTGGCCAAGTCGGCGACATCACTCGCCGTGACCCTGGAACCCGATGGGGGGTCAGTCCGTCCGACAAGTGCGCCGGTTGTCCAACTCGCCCTGGATTCGGTCGGATTCGGAGAGTAG